A window of Choristoneura fumiferana chromosome 8, NRCan_CFum_1, whole genome shotgun sequence contains these coding sequences:
- the LOC141430245 gene encoding uncharacterized protein, whose amino-acid sequence MGLTAAERQKRYKEKLKQNAEKYEEYKKKKRENYHKKKRLVKDLTPKERYNARVIWKLRKKNVKQRKQNLNRVLDITPPSSPSLIQEPLNEDVNLPGIDAAPLPPGPKDKPNKKAQGKKKIRRDRSKLHRDNLRLKEQVEKLKRECEKYRKRCQRNGIKKIKTRKVDAKTKYQQLSTAMKASYQRMKTLKEKRILKNIMEEVEGPEKPGIIEESLGITYKLRTLMKVKVSATKLKKIVEAFFLRDDVSRATAGKKETCTIDGQKIQKRFLLDNMKILFKTFKQENPGVKCLFLFYQEQTTLCCECASLQWT is encoded by the coding sequence ATGGGCTTAACTGCAGCAGAAAGACAGAAGCgatataaagaaaaattaaaacagaatgCAGAAAAGTATGAagaatataaaaagaaaaaacgagAAAATTACCACAAGAAGAAAAGACTTGTAAAGGATTTGACACCAAAAGAAAGATACAACGCTAGAGTGATATGGAAATTGAGAAAGAAGAATGTAAAACAGCGGAAACAAAACCTCAACCGTGTTCTCGATATTACACCTCCCAGCTCCCCTTCTCTAATTCAAGAGCCCCTGAATGAAGACGTGAACTTACCCGGAATTGACGCAGCACCACTACCACCAGGTCCAAAAGATAAACCTAATAAAAAAGCGCAAGgcaaaaagaaaataagaagAGATCGTTCCAAACTACATAGAGATAATTTAAGACTGAAAGAACAGGTAGAAAAACTGAAAAGAGAATGCGAAAAGTATAGAAAGCGCTGCCAAAGAAacggaattaaaaaaatcaaaacacgcAAAGTAGATGCAAAAACTAAATATCAGCAGCTATCTACAGCAATGAAAGCAAGTTATCAAAGGATGAAAACACTAAAAGAAAAAAGGATTCTAAAGAATATTATGGAAGAAGTAGAGGGCCCTGAAAAACCAGGTATAATTGAAGAATCTTTAGGAATTACATACAAACTGAGGACATTAATGAAAGTAAAAGTTTCTGCAACGAAACTCAAAAAAATAGTTGAAGCATTTTTTCTTAGAGATGACGTTTCCAGAGCTACTGCTGGAAAAAAAGAGACTTGTACAATTGATgggcaaaaaatacaaaaaaggtttttattaGACAACATGAAAATATTGTTCAAAACTTTCAAGCAAGAAAACCCAGGAGTgaagtgtttatttttattttaccaggAACAGACCACGTTATGTTGTGAATGCGCGTCTTTGCAGTGGACGTGA